One Brassica napus cultivar Da-Ae chromosome A1, Da-Ae, whole genome shotgun sequence genomic region harbors:
- the LOC106400816 gene encoding prohibitin-1, mitochondrial, protein MNLNNVKVPKVPGGGAVSALLKIGIIGGLGLYGATQSLYNVDGGHRAIMFNRLVGVKDKVYPEGTHLMVPWFERPVIYDVRARPYLVESTSGSRDLQMVKIGLRVLTRPMADQLPEIYRTLGENYSERVLPSIIHETLKAVVAQYNASQLITQREAVSREIRKILTQRATNFNIALDDVSITTLTFGKEFTAAIEAKQVAAQEAERAKFIVEKAEQDKRSAVIRAQGEAKSAQLIGQAIANNQAFITLRKIEAAREIAQTIAHSANKVYLSSDDLLLNLQEMNLDVNPKK, encoded by the exons atgaatttGAACAACGTGAAAGTGCCGAAGGTGCCAGGTGGGGGTGCAGTATCTGCGTTGCTTAAGATTGGGATTATCGGTGGGCTTGGTCTCTACGGTGCCACACAGAGTCTCTACAATGTCGACGGAGGTCATCGAGCCATCATGTTCAACCGTTTAGTCGGTGTTAAAGATAAG GTTTACCCTGAGGGTACACACCTTATGGTTCCTTGGTTCGAAAGGCCGGTCATCTATGACGTTCGTGCACGACCTTACCTTGTTGAGAGTACTTCCGGAAGCCGTGATCTCCAGATG GTGAAAATTGGGCTGAGGGTTCTCACGCGTCCCATGGCAGACCAGTTACCTGAGATCTACAGAACCCTTGGCGAGAACTACAGCGAGAGAGTTCTGCCTTCTATAATCCACGAGACTTTGAAAGCTGTTGTTGCTCAGTACAATGCTAGCCAGCTTATCACTCAGAGAGAG GCTGTCAGTAGGGAGATCAGGAAGATTCTGACTCAACGAGCAACAAACTTCAACATTGCTCTTGACGATGTCTCCATCACGACCTTGACTTTCGGGAAGGAGTTCACAGCTGCCATTGAGGCCAAGCAGGTGGCTGCTCAAGAGGCTGAGCGGGCTAAGTTCATCGTTGAGAAGGCAGaacaagacaagaggagtgcAGTTATCCGCGCTCAG GGAGAAGCCAAGAGTGCTCAGCTCATAGGTCAGGCAATCGCAAACAACCAAGCGTTCATAACGCTCAGGAAGATCGAGGCGGCTAGAGAGATTGCTCAGACCATAGCACACTCGGCCAACAAGGTGTACCTGAGCTCTGATGATCTTTTGCTTAACCTACAGGAGATGAACTTGGATGTGAATCCAAAGAAGTAG